Proteins encoded together in one Thermococcus gammatolerans EJ3 window:
- a CDS encoding MATE family efflux transporter gives MDGGKIQRMREQVLSGPVVKTLILLAYPLIINQLVQVLYNLTDTFWLGKLGREELAAPGTAWPLVWFFMSIGMGFATAGFAFVSQYVGAGNYEKANRSAGALYSLMMLFAIGVGAFGVVSAPYLLRFMGVSETIYPYALAYTRVIFGGIPFAFTLFAFNFLLRAIGDTRTPVKINVATVLLNLVLDPFFIFGWGPFPRLGVVGAAVATMLSNSLGSIVGGYLLFTGKVGIHLTLKNLKPDPYFYSRIFRVGLPASVGTSTTALGFVILTRIIFTIGELYGQTHGIKGFEDVAFATYSITNRLTNFMFAFSDGISMAMGTMVGQAIGAKLYERAKEIAEKAMAINFTILGVGTLLFALFRVQIFSFFINDPAIIAESAKVVEYFSASLPFFGIFSAVNNVFQSSGHTKKSMILSMFRLWGLRLPLSYGLGVLTKDTAGLWLGMGLSNVLGALVALAWFLRGSWMKAIIEEE, from the coding sequence ATGGACGGCGGGAAAATCCAGAGAATGCGCGAGCAGGTACTCAGTGGCCCCGTTGTGAAGACACTCATCCTGTTAGCTTATCCCCTAATCATAAACCAGCTCGTGCAGGTCCTTTACAACCTCACCGACACCTTCTGGCTCGGCAAGCTCGGAAGGGAGGAGTTAGCGGCACCTGGAACGGCGTGGCCCCTCGTCTGGTTCTTCATGTCCATCGGAATGGGCTTTGCAACGGCCGGGTTTGCCTTCGTGAGCCAGTACGTCGGAGCTGGAAACTACGAAAAGGCCAACCGCTCTGCAGGAGCGCTATACTCCCTCATGATGCTCTTCGCCATCGGCGTTGGAGCCTTCGGCGTGGTCTCTGCCCCTTACCTCCTGAGGTTCATGGGGGTAAGCGAGACGATATACCCGTACGCATTAGCTTACACCCGCGTCATCTTCGGGGGAATTCCGTTTGCATTTACCCTCTTCGCCTTTAACTTCCTTCTTAGGGCGATAGGCGACACCAGAACGCCTGTTAAGATAAACGTAGCGACGGTACTGCTCAACCTCGTCCTCGACCCGTTCTTCATCTTTGGCTGGGGGCCGTTTCCGAGGCTCGGCGTCGTCGGGGCGGCCGTCGCTACTATGCTCTCCAACAGCCTCGGCTCAATAGTCGGCGGTTACCTGCTCTTCACCGGTAAGGTCGGCATTCACCTAACGCTCAAAAACCTCAAGCCCGACCCCTACTTCTACTCCCGCATCTTCCGCGTCGGCCTTCCAGCGAGCGTTGGAACCTCAACGACCGCTCTGGGCTTTGTAATCCTCACGAGAATCATCTTCACAATCGGAGAGCTCTACGGGCAGACTCACGGGATAAAGGGCTTTGAAGACGTTGCCTTCGCGACCTATTCAATAACCAACAGGCTGACCAACTTCATGTTTGCCTTTTCAGATGGAATAAGCATGGCGATGGGAACGATGGTCGGACAGGCCATCGGGGCGAAGCTCTACGAGAGGGCCAAGGAGATAGCTGAGAAGGCGATGGCAATCAACTTCACAATCCTCGGTGTTGGAACGCTCCTTTTCGCCCTCTTCCGCGTCCAGATTTTCAGCTTCTTCATCAACGACCCGGCGATAATAGCGGAGAGCGCGAAGGTTGTGGAGTACTTCTCCGCCTCGCTCCCGTTCTTCGGAATCTTTTCAGCGGTTAACAACGTCTTCCAGAGCTCGGGCCACACTAAGAAGAGTATGATCCTCAGCATGTTCCGCCTCTGGGGGCTGAGGCTCCCGCTGAGCTACGGCCTCGGCGTTTTGACGAAGGACACAGCGGGGCTGTGGCTCGGTATGGGGCTAAGCAACGTCCTCGGCGCGCTGGTAGCGCTCGCGTGGTTCCTCCGCGGTAGTTGGATGAAGGCAATAATCGAGGAGGAGTAA
- a CDS encoding type II toxin-antitoxin system VapC family toxin, translating into MRFIDANVFLYALLKLKPNLPKEVIEKKKQAREILRRIENGEEVATTIVHLSEVANIIEAKVNLSMAIDFIEELLTAENVRILSVTPEDYIKATIVASEKRVSINDALAYLKMIELGISEIYTFDRHFLNLNVRVLP; encoded by the coding sequence ATGAGGTTCATAGACGCAAACGTCTTCCTGTACGCCCTGCTAAAGCTAAAGCCGAACCTACCAAAAGAGGTTATTGAAAAGAAGAAGCAGGCAAGGGAAATCCTGAGACGAATTGAAAACGGAGAGGAAGTTGCAACAACCATCGTACATTTAAGCGAGGTCGCCAACATAATAGAGGCCAAGGTTAACCTCTCCATGGCGATAGATTTCATTGAAGAACTCTTAACGGCCGAAAACGTTCGGATTCTTTCGGTCACCCCAGAGGACTACATTAAGGCAACCATCGTCGCGTCTGAGAAAAGAGTGAGTATAAACGATGCCCTCGCATACCTGAAAATGATTGAACTTGGCATTAGCGAAATCTACACGTTTGACAGGCATTTTTTGAATCTCAACGTTCGCGTTCTTCCATAA
- a CDS encoding AbrB/MazE/SpoVT family DNA-binding domain-containing protein: MSSVEVKKIDSQGRLVIPKSWRERWGNEVILIELDDRIEIIPRKRPRLSRFFDIIDADVKGEDIEKELLEGLY; encoded by the coding sequence ATGTCCTCGGTGGAAGTTAAGAAAATCGACTCTCAGGGAAGGCTCGTTATACCAAAGTCATGGCGCGAGAGGTGGGGGAACGAAGTTATCCTCATAGAACTTGACGACAGGATAGAGATAATCCCCCGAAAACGACCGCGCCTCTCAAGGTTCTTTGACATAATCGATGCAGATGTTAAAGGGGAGGACATCGAAAAAGAACTGCTTGAAGGTCTCTACTGA
- the ppsA gene encoding phosphoenolpyruvate synthase, producing the protein MSEYRFIKWFEELSKKDVPLVGGKGANLGELTNAGIPVPPGFCVTAEAYKYFVENVKVEDGRTLQEWIMDIISKTNVDDSKQLQENTAKIRQKIIELPMLPEIAEEIERAYKELSARFNKDAVYVAVRSSATAEDLPEASFAGQQETYLDVYGVEDVIDKVKKCWASLWTARATFYRAKQGFDHSKVYLSAVVQKMVNSEKSGVMFTANPVTNDRNEIMINASWGLGEAVVSGSVTPDEYIVEKGTWKIKEKFIAKKEVMVVRNPETGKGTVYVKVAEYLGPEWVEKQVLTDEQIVEVAKMGAKIEEHYGWPQDIEWAYDKDDGKLYIVQSRPITTLKEAKSEEKAEVTEEAEVILKGLGASPGIGAGRVVVIFDASEIDKVKEGDVLVTTMTNPDMVPAMKRASAIITDEGGRTSHAAIVSRELGIPAVVGTKVATKVLKTGDYVTVDGTRGVVYKGIVKSLVEKKEEEKAAGGQVVVAGAPLITATKVKVNVSMPEVAERAAATGADGVGLLRAEHMILSIGQHPVKFIKEGKEEELVEKLAEGIRTVAAAFYPRPVWYRTLDAPTNEFKEMPGGEDEPDERNPMLGWRGIRRSLDQPELLRAEFKAIKKVVEEGYDNIGVMLPLVGHPEQIRKAKEIARSVGLEPHKDVEWGIMIEVPAAALIIEDLIKEGLDFVSFGTNDLTQYTLAIDRDNDRIAYLYDEKHPAVLKLIKHVIKVAKKYGVETSICGQAGSDPKMARILVRLGIDSISANPDAVELIRKTVAQEEQKLILEAARKRLFEDEDELDF; encoded by the coding sequence ATGAGCGAATACAGGTTTATAAAGTGGTTCGAGGAGCTCAGCAAGAAGGATGTCCCCCTTGTCGGAGGCAAGGGTGCCAACCTTGGTGAGCTTACCAACGCGGGAATACCCGTCCCGCCCGGATTCTGCGTCACCGCTGAGGCCTACAAGTACTTCGTTGAGAACGTCAAGGTTGAGGACGGTAGGACCCTCCAGGAGTGGATTATGGACATCATCAGCAAGACCAACGTCGACGACTCCAAGCAGCTCCAGGAGAACACAGCCAAGATAAGGCAGAAGATAATCGAGCTCCCGATGCTCCCCGAGATTGCCGAGGAGATTGAGAGGGCCTACAAGGAGCTCAGCGCCAGGTTTAACAAGGACGCCGTTTACGTCGCCGTCCGCTCTTCCGCCACCGCCGAGGACCTTCCAGAGGCGAGCTTCGCCGGCCAGCAGGAGACCTACCTCGACGTCTACGGCGTTGAGGACGTCATAGACAAGGTCAAGAAGTGCTGGGCCTCACTCTGGACCGCCAGGGCTACCTTCTACAGGGCCAAGCAGGGCTTCGACCACAGCAAGGTTTACCTCAGCGCCGTCGTCCAGAAGATGGTCAACAGTGAGAAGAGCGGTGTCATGTTCACCGCCAACCCGGTCACCAACGACAGGAACGAGATAATGATTAACGCCAGCTGGGGCCTCGGTGAGGCCGTCGTCAGCGGAAGCGTCACCCCCGACGAGTACATCGTCGAGAAGGGCACCTGGAAGATAAAGGAGAAGTTCATCGCCAAGAAAGAAGTTATGGTCGTCAGGAACCCCGAGACCGGCAAGGGCACCGTCTACGTCAAGGTTGCTGAATACCTCGGCCCCGAGTGGGTTGAGAAGCAGGTCCTCACCGACGAGCAGATTGTCGAGGTCGCCAAGATGGGCGCCAAGATCGAGGAGCACTACGGCTGGCCGCAGGACATCGAGTGGGCCTACGACAAGGACGACGGCAAGCTCTACATCGTCCAGAGCAGGCCGATTACCACCCTCAAGGAAGCCAAGAGCGAGGAGAAGGCAGAGGTTACCGAGGAGGCCGAGGTCATCCTCAAGGGTCTCGGTGCTTCACCTGGCATCGGCGCCGGTAGGGTCGTCGTCATCTTCGACGCCAGCGAGATCGACAAGGTCAAGGAGGGCGACGTTCTCGTCACCACCATGACCAACCCGGACATGGTTCCGGCCATGAAGAGGGCTTCCGCTATCATCACCGACGAGGGTGGAAGGACCAGCCACGCCGCCATCGTCAGCAGGGAGCTCGGTATCCCGGCCGTCGTCGGTACCAAGGTCGCCACCAAGGTCCTCAAGACCGGCGACTACGTCACCGTTGATGGAACCAGGGGTGTCGTCTACAAGGGCATAGTCAAGAGCCTCGTCGAGAAGAAGGAGGAAGAGAAGGCCGCCGGCGGACAGGTCGTCGTTGCGGGAGCACCGCTCATCACCGCCACCAAGGTCAAGGTCAACGTCTCAATGCCAGAGGTCGCTGAGCGCGCTGCAGCCACCGGCGCCGACGGTGTTGGACTCCTCAGGGCCGAGCACATGATACTCAGCATCGGCCAGCACCCGGTCAAGTTCATCAAGGAGGGCAAGGAGGAGGAGCTCGTCGAGAAGCTCGCCGAGGGCATCAGGACCGTCGCAGCTGCCTTCTACCCGAGGCCGGTCTGGTACAGGACCCTCGACGCCCCAACCAACGAGTTCAAGGAGATGCCCGGAGGAGAAGACGAGCCGGACGAGAGGAACCCGATGCTCGGCTGGCGCGGAATCAGGAGGAGCCTTGACCAGCCTGAACTCCTCAGGGCCGAGTTCAAGGCCATCAAGAAGGTCGTCGAGGAGGGCTACGACAACATCGGCGTCATGCTCCCGCTCGTTGGCCACCCAGAGCAGATAAGGAAGGCCAAGGAAATCGCCCGCTCAGTTGGCCTCGAGCCGCACAAGGACGTCGAGTGGGGCATCATGATTGAGGTTCCCGCGGCCGCGCTTATCATCGAGGACCTCATCAAGGAGGGCCTTGACTTCGTCAGCTTCGGCACCAACGACCTCACCCAGTACACCCTCGCCATCGACAGGGACAACGACAGGATTGCCTACCTCTACGACGAGAAGCACCCGGCAGTCCTCAAGCTCATCAAGCACGTCATCAAGGTCGCCAAGAAGTACGGCGTCGAGACCAGCATCTGTGGACAGGCTGGTAGCGACCCGAAGATGGCCAGGATTCTCGTCAGGCTCGGCATCGACAGCATCAGCGCCAACCCAGACGCGGTTGAGCTCATCAGGAAGACCGTTGCCCAGGAGGAACAGAAGCTCATCCTCGAGGCCGCTCGCAAGAGGCTCTTCGAGGATGAGGACGAGCTCGACTTCTGA
- a CDS encoding S8 family serine peptidase: MSRKTLSVLIVLIMALAIVPVTSAPVSATSVSTISQTTQGGKLLPVDKQIEKLLNGNDKEVRLIIAPTKDKAMDVYNEIAKIGKIDPISRPQDCFIVATIPRENLEKLKSIEGIVGIWEDRMVKLPEPVKEPDQPAIIGSDVPKPDMFLSVYTTQAYDTWVDLGILGDNVTVAVLDTGVDVGHPFLQTTLDGRRKIIKVYDESDEGIADLYYSTNTTEDGYIVVNETVQVYWGVYSIYYGHQPFTEYNMTQYYVGDIQGDMYYVGLLPERYFDLNNFNGEPYDPYDLGLFGDLSDVYPVLVVEKNGTYTVYIDLNLDNDFTNDQPLTLYDETGAYIQVPTTKVDIALADVVPEYGYVVFMWDAHGHGTHVSGTIAGVGLPTDPVFNETYGMAPNAQLIELKVLPGELGFGRLSWIIYGMIDAVYMGADVISMSLGSSPIYNDGLENPEIFYVNLLTDWYGVTFVIAAGNEGPTTNTVGSPGDSDLAITVGAYRSSLRWQMFWGVDGVADTVASFSSRGPRMDGMLDPDVIAPGEDIFSSLPLWYTVMYDNPYRYYGIWSGTSMATPHVSGAVALLISYAKEYNLTYNPLMLRRALELSAKPVEGATMIDQGFGLIQVEDAINVLQNLSQEQTIYIYGGTTYTGFRDLLGKKKIPLSPAYVEFNSYFYAEFGLPYLYRGVYIRNERPAGVPLYFYPLVYYNDWGLWYTESEKAYRISTNVDWIIPNTDEVVAGGWGRGGVTIGSFSIQIDYSKLEPGKVYVGFVYIDDPDTEQIDGFIPVIIDMPLNPNGESEASLSDTALPGVAKHYFFQVAPGTKELRVTLRVPLDENGTPMGRTTLMIAKPNGEVVAAYVPNYWFVGPGLPEYTWVISDPEPGNWEITAYTSTFTKPRTGYDESHYQISVKAVSVTIQPEKIQVDRETGGVIHVPISVRNSNYGTFMAKVSGLGMGRLDVAYGMIRNVSQDEFDVIGYIPVTSSDYYLRVGITEPEDPYADLDLYVFYFKTYEDLMNFQNYVLYTDQIGPTSYEEFEKFLPEPGYYLIAVYGYDTAGYDPIHYLFYYQLLSDNGDVTATPSNLVVSNDQVTSTYLNIRAYDEGTYLGVVSVSDASTGEILDYAPVFVQVGMPRMTIIAYPETPITIGEPVKVRINLLDAVTMMPVYGESKVIINGQVYYTDNGVVEFYFTPKSLNDVLRVKVINPEYQDTEKTFTLSELDQGAEFRYYESLYQEEVATYNQLVQAVNSNLTDPYRTIALLVAGRYHNRAAYYAEKAYDELNSNPVRAAYLMKKAYLTEKRANRILSVFLDKFSTP; the protein is encoded by the coding sequence ATGAGCAGAAAGACTCTAAGTGTCTTGATTGTTTTAATTATGGCCCTGGCCATCGTTCCAGTGACCTCAGCGCCGGTTTCAGCTACCAGTGTTTCCACTATTTCCCAGACGACTCAGGGTGGAAAGCTTCTCCCCGTTGACAAGCAGATTGAGAAACTTCTAAACGGCAACGATAAGGAAGTAAGGCTAATCATTGCACCGACTAAGGACAAGGCTATGGATGTTTACAATGAAATAGCCAAGATAGGCAAGATAGACCCAATAAGTAGACCCCAGGACTGCTTTATCGTCGCGACGATTCCAAGGGAGAACCTTGAAAAGTTGAAGTCAATTGAGGGCATAGTCGGGATCTGGGAGGACAGGATGGTCAAACTCCCAGAACCCGTTAAAGAGCCCGACCAGCCCGCGATCATCGGTTCCGACGTTCCAAAACCCGACATGTTCCTGAGCGTTTACACAACCCAGGCCTATGACACGTGGGTGGACCTCGGGATTCTGGGAGACAACGTCACTGTCGCCGTCCTTGACACTGGAGTTGACGTTGGACATCCCTTCCTACAGACCACCCTCGACGGAAGGAGGAAGATCATAAAAGTCTACGATGAGAGCGATGAAGGAATAGCCGACCTCTATTACAGCACCAACACAACCGAAGACGGATACATCGTCGTTAACGAGACCGTCCAGGTGTACTGGGGTGTTTATTCAATATACTACGGCCACCAGCCATTCACTGAGTATAACATGACCCAGTACTACGTTGGGGACATACAGGGAGATATGTACTACGTTGGCCTTCTCCCCGAGAGGTACTTCGACCTCAACAACTTCAACGGCGAGCCCTACGATCCATACGACCTCGGTCTCTTCGGAGACCTCAGCGACGTTTATCCTGTTCTCGTCGTCGAGAAGAACGGAACCTACACCGTGTACATTGACTTGAACCTCGACAACGACTTCACAAACGACCAGCCGCTTACGCTCTACGACGAGACCGGGGCCTACATCCAGGTGCCCACCACCAAGGTTGACATAGCCCTCGCTGACGTTGTGCCTGAGTACGGATACGTTGTCTTCATGTGGGATGCCCACGGCCACGGAACCCACGTCAGCGGAACAATAGCGGGTGTTGGCCTGCCAACCGATCCCGTCTTCAACGAAACCTACGGAATGGCCCCCAACGCCCAGCTCATAGAGCTCAAAGTTCTTCCGGGTGAGCTTGGATTTGGAAGGCTGAGCTGGATAATCTACGGAATGATCGATGCAGTTTACATGGGGGCAGACGTCATAAGCATGTCCCTTGGCTCGTCTCCAATCTACAACGACGGTCTTGAGAACCCCGAGATATTCTACGTTAACCTTCTAACTGACTGGTATGGGGTCACCTTCGTTATAGCCGCAGGAAACGAGGGCCCGACCACAAACACCGTTGGATCACCGGGTGACAGCGACCTTGCAATAACCGTTGGCGCCTACCGCTCAAGCCTCAGGTGGCAGATGTTCTGGGGAGTCGACGGCGTTGCCGATACCGTGGCCAGCTTCTCCAGCAGGGGCCCAAGGATGGACGGTATGCTCGACCCGGACGTTATCGCTCCGGGTGAGGACATCTTCTCAAGCCTCCCGCTCTGGTACACAGTCATGTACGACAACCCCTACAGGTACTACGGCATCTGGAGCGGAACCTCGATGGCCACGCCACACGTCAGCGGAGCCGTTGCCCTGCTAATAAGCTACGCAAAGGAGTACAACCTCACCTACAACCCGCTCATGCTCAGGCGCGCCCTCGAGCTCAGCGCCAAGCCAGTTGAGGGTGCGACCATGATAGACCAGGGCTTTGGTCTCATCCAGGTTGAAGACGCCATAAATGTTCTCCAGAACCTCAGCCAGGAGCAGACGATATACATCTACGGAGGAACAACCTACACTGGATTCAGGGACCTCCTTGGAAAGAAGAAGATACCGCTCAGCCCAGCTTACGTTGAGTTCAACAGCTACTTCTATGCTGAGTTTGGACTTCCGTACCTCTACCGCGGCGTTTACATAAGGAACGAGAGGCCGGCTGGAGTGCCGCTGTACTTCTATCCGCTTGTGTACTATAATGACTGGGGCCTCTGGTACACTGAGAGCGAGAAGGCGTACAGAATCAGCACCAACGTTGACTGGATTATACCCAACACCGATGAGGTCGTCGCCGGTGGATGGGGTAGGGGCGGTGTTACGATTGGTTCATTCAGCATCCAGATAGACTACTCCAAGCTCGAACCCGGTAAGGTATATGTTGGCTTCGTTTACATCGACGATCCTGACACCGAGCAGATCGACGGATTCATTCCGGTCATCATCGACATGCCGCTGAACCCGAACGGCGAGAGCGAGGCGAGCCTCAGCGACACCGCCCTTCCGGGCGTTGCCAAGCACTACTTCTTCCAGGTTGCCCCGGGAACCAAGGAGCTTCGCGTTACCCTAAGGGTACCGCTCGACGAGAACGGCACCCCGATGGGCAGGACGACCCTCATGATTGCCAAGCCAAACGGAGAGGTCGTTGCTGCCTACGTGCCGAACTACTGGTTCGTCGGTCCAGGCCTGCCCGAGTACACCTGGGTCATCAGTGACCCAGAACCCGGCAACTGGGAGATAACGGCTTACACGAGCACGTTCACCAAGCCCAGAACCGGTTACGATGAGTCCCACTACCAGATCTCCGTCAAAGCCGTCTCCGTAACCATACAGCCCGAGAAGATCCAGGTTGACCGCGAGACTGGTGGAGTCATTCACGTTCCGATATCCGTCAGGAACAGCAACTACGGAACCTTCATGGCCAAGGTCTCCGGACTTGGAATGGGCAGGCTTGACGTAGCGTACGGCATGATCAGAAACGTCAGCCAGGATGAGTTTGACGTCATCGGCTACATTCCAGTTACCTCAAGTGACTACTACCTCAGAGTTGGCATAACTGAGCCAGAGGATCCCTACGCAGACCTTGACCTATACGTGTTCTACTTCAAGACCTACGAGGATCTCATGAACTTCCAGAACTACGTGCTGTACACAGATCAGATTGGACCAACCTCGTACGAAGAGTTCGAGAAGTTCCTGCCAGAGCCGGGCTACTACCTCATCGCAGTTTACGGTTACGACACCGCTGGCTACGACCCGATACACTACCTCTTCTACTACCAGCTCCTCAGTGACAACGGGGACGTTACGGCAACCCCGAGCAACTTGGTCGTTTCAAATGACCAGGTAACCTCAACGTACCTTAACATCAGGGCCTACGATGAGGGCACCTACCTCGGTGTGGTCAGTGTAAGCGACGCTTCAACGGGAGAGATCCTCGATTACGCGCCCGTATTCGTCCAAGTCGGCATGCCTAGAATGACAATTATAGCCTATCCAGAGACCCCGATAACGATCGGCGAGCCCGTTAAGGTCAGGATAAACCTGCTCGATGCCGTCACGATGATGCCGGTTTACGGTGAAAGCAAGGTCATCATCAACGGTCAGGTCTACTACACCGACAACGGCGTCGTTGAGTTCTACTTCACCCCGAAGAGCCTGAACGATGTCCTCAGGGTAAAGGTCATCAACCCGGAGTACCAGGACACCGAGAAGACGTTCACACTCTCAGAGCTCGATCAGGGTGCCGAGTTCAGGTACTATGAATCCCTGTACCAGGAGGAGGTAGCCACGTACAACCAGCTCGTCCAGGCAGTTAACTCAAACCTCACGGACCCATACAGAACAATAGCTCTCCTCGTCGCGGGCAGATACCACAACAGGGCAGCGTACTACGCGGAGAAGGCATACGATGAACTGAACAGCAACCCGGTAAGGGCAGCGTACCTCATGAAGAAGGCCTACCTCACGGAGAAGAGGGCGAACAGGATCCTGAGCGTGTTCCTGGACAAGTTTAGTACGCCGTGA
- a CDS encoding DNA replication complex subunit Gins51 produces MDIVKLREMLEAELSNPELAPIDDSFYSDYDSLLKVLRLGAESSRERGENVEEMLYLEQLKIAESLMREILRIRLHKLVDMAFSGAPVSDLVKEEKSIFLILREFIERGEVPAQPAKSPESSPEEITEEKTGLDQDVGPKQPVSEAYLVSIDLPRIVDEKLREYGPIKAGDIAVLPKSVGDVLLKRGVAHRIRITF; encoded by the coding sequence ATGGACATCGTTAAACTCAGGGAGATGCTCGAGGCCGAGCTCTCAAACCCCGAACTCGCCCCGATCGACGATAGTTTTTATTCCGACTACGACAGCCTTCTCAAAGTCCTCCGCCTTGGTGCCGAGAGCTCAAGGGAGCGGGGTGAAAACGTCGAGGAAATGCTTTACCTTGAGCAGCTTAAGATAGCAGAAAGTCTCATGCGTGAAATCCTGAGAATAAGGCTCCATAAACTCGTCGATATGGCGTTTTCGGGGGCACCTGTCAGTGATCTCGTCAAGGAGGAGAAATCAATTTTTCTCATCCTACGGGAGTTCATAGAGAGGGGCGAAGTTCCTGCTCAGCCGGCAAAATCTCCGGAATCATCACCCGAAGAAATCACGGAGGAGAAAACCGGGCTCGATCAGGATGTGGGGCCAAAGCAGCCGGTTTCCGAAGCTTATCTCGTGTCCATTGACCTGCCAAGAATAGTCGACGAGAAGCTGAGGGAGTACGGGCCAATTAAGGCGGGTGATATAGCAGTTCTGCCAAAGAGCGTGGGAGACGTTCTGCTGAAGAGGGGCGTTGCACATAGAATTCGCATAACCTTCTAA
- a CDS encoding DNA polymerase sliding clamp: MPFEIVFDGAKEFADLIATASNLIDEAAFKITEEGVSMRAMDPSRVVLIDLNLPESIFSKYEVEEPETIGINMDHFKKILKRGKSKDTLILRKGDENFLEITFEGTAKRTFRLPLIDVEELELELPELPFTAKVVLLGEVLKEAIKDASLVSDSLKFIAKEDEFTMKAEGETNEVEIKLTLEDEGLLDLEVEEETRSAYGISYLADMVKGIGKADEVTLRFGTEMPLQMDYFIRDEGKLTFLLAPRVEE, from the coding sequence ATGCCGTTTGAGATCGTTTTTGACGGAGCGAAGGAGTTTGCGGACCTAATAGCAACCGCCAGCAACCTCATTGATGAGGCGGCCTTTAAGATCACCGAGGAAGGGGTCAGCATGCGCGCTATGGACCCAAGCAGAGTCGTTCTCATAGACCTCAACCTCCCGGAGAGTATATTCTCCAAGTACGAAGTAGAGGAGCCCGAAACGATAGGGATCAACATGGACCACTTCAAGAAGATCCTCAAAAGGGGCAAGAGCAAGGACACGCTCATACTCAGGAAGGGAGACGAGAACTTCCTCGAGATAACCTTCGAAGGAACGGCCAAGAGAACCTTCCGCCTTCCGCTCATTGACGTCGAGGAGCTTGAGCTCGAACTTCCTGAGCTTCCATTCACCGCAAAAGTCGTCCTCCTCGGTGAGGTTCTGAAGGAGGCCATCAAGGACGCTTCCCTCGTCAGCGACTCACTGAAGTTCATAGCCAAAGAGGATGAGTTCACAATGAAGGCCGAAGGGGAGACCAACGAGGTAGAGATCAAGCTCACGCTGGAGGATGAGGGCCTGCTCGACCTCGAGGTCGAGGAGGAAACGAGGAGCGCCTACGGAATAAGCTATCTGGCGGACATGGTTAAGGGCATAGGGAAGGCCGATGAGGTCACGCTGAGGTTCGGGACAGAGATGCCCCTCCAGATGGACTACTTCATAAGGGACGAGGGCAAGCTGACGTTCCTTCTCGCTCCCCGCGTTGAGGAGTGA
- a CDS encoding transcription factor S, with protein sequence MKFCPKCGNLMLPDRKRKVWVCRSCGYEEPFDEEKDREKTRITQKVEHKPDEGIIVVEQDLKTLPTTKVTCPKCGNDTAYWWELQTRAGDEPSTIFYKCTKCGYVWRSYE encoded by the coding sequence ATGAAGTTCTGCCCGAAGTGCGGTAATCTCATGCTCCCGGACAGAAAGAGGAAGGTGTGGGTCTGCCGCTCATGTGGCTACGAAGAGCCCTTCGACGAAGAGAAAGACAGAGAAAAAACCCGGATAACTCAGAAGGTGGAGCATAAGCCAGACGAGGGCATCATCGTAGTTGAGCAGGACCTGAAAACGCTCCCGACGACTAAGGTAACCTGTCCGAAGTGCGGCAATGACACGGCCTACTGGTGGGAGCTCCAGACGAGGGCGGGCGATGAACCGAGCACGATATTCTACAAGTGCACCAAGTGCGGCTACGTCTGGAGGTCTTACGAGTGA